From one Geoalkalibacter halelectricus genomic stretch:
- a CDS encoding response regulator produces the protein MKRVLIVDDSISVARQLEKILTGSGFYEVVGHAKNGAEALKMYQVHRPDLVCMDMNMPVMDGLTALRNLVAMNRDVKVVMVTSLGGVGDKFTEALRLGARNVISKPFEEDNVLRILGEA, from the coding sequence ATGAAAAGAGTGCTGATTGTGGACGACAGCATTTCCGTCGCCCGGCAGCTTGAGAAAATCCTTACCGGCAGCGGCTTTTACGAGGTGGTGGGGCACGCCAAGAACGGGGCCGAGGCGCTCAAGATGTACCAGGTGCATCGGCCCGACCTGGTGTGCATGGATATGAATATGCCGGTTATGGACGGGCTGACCGCGCTGCGCAATCTGGTCGCCATGAACCGCGACGTCAAGGTGGTGATGGTGACCTCCCTGGGCGGCGTTGGCGATAAGTTCACCGAGGCGCTGCGTCTTGGCGCGCGCAATGTCATCTCCAAGCCCTTTGAAGAGGATAACGTGTTGCGGATTTTGGGCGAAGCCTAA
- a CDS encoding chemotaxis protein CheX has translation MAVKFFGQFLVERGAVDPEKLLAAIDLQERTNLKFGEMALAMGLISAADVERVHDAQRGEDLRFGDMAVKLGILSTEQMQQVLTRQKNNHLYIGEALVKIGALSSARVEELLEAFKADQAPYLASQVVIPAGVSNPAIWEMTADLTYKMLTRVANLSFRPGPCTLTQTLDAKHLTAAMDFSGSLRGRYLLAVSAGVQQAIARAILKESDVSGEPKEVLDDTLMEFINIVCGNVAAKAAQLGHSLDIDPPVILAENQQQGSVPAEFTALSFPLYFADGEEAELSLWIAS, from the coding sequence ATGGCGGTGAAATTTTTTGGACAGTTTCTGGTGGAGCGCGGCGCGGTCGATCCGGAAAAACTCCTGGCGGCCATCGACTTGCAGGAACGCACCAACCTCAAATTCGGTGAAATGGCTCTTGCCATGGGCCTGATCAGCGCAGCCGATGTTGAGCGCGTCCATGACGCCCAGCGCGGCGAGGATTTGCGCTTTGGCGACATGGCGGTCAAACTGGGAATTCTCTCAACCGAACAGATGCAGCAGGTTCTCACCCGGCAGAAAAACAATCATCTCTATATCGGCGAGGCGCTGGTCAAAATCGGCGCGCTTTCATCCGCGCGGGTCGAGGAGTTGCTTGAGGCTTTCAAGGCCGACCAGGCGCCCTACCTGGCTTCGCAAGTGGTGATCCCCGCGGGTGTGAGCAACCCGGCGATCTGGGAAATGACGGCGGATCTGACCTACAAGATGCTCACTCGGGTGGCCAATCTTTCCTTTCGTCCCGGCCCCTGCACCCTGACCCAGACCCTTGACGCCAAGCACCTGACCGCGGCCATGGATTTTTCCGGCAGCCTGCGGGGGCGCTACCTTTTGGCCGTCAGCGCCGGTGTGCAGCAGGCCATCGCCCGTGCCATCCTCAAGGAGTCGGATGTGTCCGGTGAGCCCAAGGAGGTGCTCGACGATACCCTCATGGAGTTCATCAACATCGTGTGCGGTAATGTGGCCGCCAAGGCCGCCCAGTTAGGCCATTCCCTCGACATCGACCCGCCGGTCATCCTTGCCGAGAATCAGCAGCAGGGTTCGGTCCCCGCGGAATTCACCGCGTTGAGCTTTCCTCTCTATTTTGCCGACGGCGAAGAGGCCGAACTGTCCCTCTGGATCGCGAGTTAG
- a CDS encoding DUF4198 domain-containing protein, which produces MCLRVRESLRCLTASLLLVGLVCSPALAHYPWLTVLEEEPLSFEVGWGHDFPRDGILAVERIASAQVVAPDGTRRALELQPGEVHALESVADAGLYILALTQVPSYYSVTAEGGRRGSRADYPEALSCSQSANSMKALIARGGAEGDPALVVGQPLEILPLVDPASLAVGEELPVRVLFRGLPFQGSLDATWDGYAGPDEYALSLETDAEGQARIPLSASGLWLIKAAMQEPHPQPEFCDYQTYTSTLTFRLPSAPSNP; this is translated from the coding sequence ATGTGCCTGCGTGTGCGTGAAAGCTTGAGATGCCTGACCGCAAGTCTGCTCCTGGTAGGTCTGGTCTGCTCCCCGGCCCTGGCTCACTATCCCTGGCTGACCGTGCTGGAGGAAGAGCCGCTGAGTTTTGAAGTCGGCTGGGGCCATGATTTCCCGCGCGACGGCATCCTCGCCGTCGAGCGCATCGCTTCGGCGCAGGTGGTGGCCCCCGATGGCACGCGGCGCGCGCTGGAATTGCAGCCGGGCGAGGTGCATGCCCTTGAATCTGTGGCGGACGCGGGCCTTTACATCCTGGCGCTGACCCAGGTGCCGAGTTATTACTCGGTGACGGCCGAAGGCGGGCGACGTGGCTCGCGCGCCGACTATCCCGAGGCGTTGAGTTGTTCGCAGTCCGCCAATTCCATGAAGGCGCTGATCGCGCGTGGCGGCGCGGAGGGCGACCCGGCCCTGGTAGTGGGGCAGCCTTTGGAAATCCTGCCCCTGGTCGATCCTGCGTCCCTGGCCGTCGGCGAGGAATTGCCCGTGCGGGTGCTGTTCCGCGGTTTGCCCTTTCAGGGATCTCTTGACGCGACTTGGGATGGCTATGCCGGCCCGGATGAATATGCCCTGAGCCTGGAAACCGATGCCGAGGGTCAGGCGCGCATCCCGCTGTCCGCGTCCGGCCTGTGGCTGATCAAGGCGGCCATGCAGGAGCCCCATCCCCAGCCGGAGTTTTGCGACTACCAGACCTACACCTCGACCCTGACTTTTCGCCTTCCTTCCGCTCCTTCCAATCCCTGA
- a CDS encoding TonB-dependent receptor plug domain-containing protein encodes MHWSSPRFLVGLVAATLLVPSGALAQQNPVALQDLVVTGTRSPHALADVPVETLVITREEIERAPVQNLPQLLRTLPGVSATNLDDTLASDNLRLTVRGLQLNEGYGLILVDGRRVHGGLGAHGDYGISLNQIPLSMIERIEVVKGASSALYGADAMAGVINIITRRVPQEASASAGVSYGLYSVLPRAGVKAQDPIRRTAQVHANLGTPVGDASGLLLHFAHQSDEGSDRLAQTTLRDSVLAKWHTALTDTWSVDLAGDLAWSRRDTVPGQDARYDRKLDDYRAAAALNYKDDRHAWTLSGYRFNQDFEQGFEGFQHGFRFGDVGYYQAESVYTYFGERQWLTVGAEAQRQSLDYVFNNYRGGELEAQVPVKENIDIYSLFVQDEIWLLDERLILVPGVRFEDHSRFGSEINPKFSASLRTGAATTWRASVGRAFKSPTIRQLYYEGLYRHGDNYVESNPNLDPETAINANLSVEQLWWDGNLWGSLGVFRTDVKNMVVRTDTGREFNDLPIESFENVQKARIQGAELAFRAGGPRGFTLRGSAAWTAAENRDTDLDLPYVPDYTAALIPGYVTASGQTGVEATLLAVGRQYRNVANTQRVESHQIVDVRLWRELGPQVSASLDFGNIFESNKGDKEFAWRQGRSVVAGLNARF; translated from the coding sequence ATGCATTGGTCGTCCCCTCGCTTTTTAGTCGGCCTGGTCGCCGCTACGCTGCTGGTGCCGTCCGGCGCCCTCGCCCAGCAAAACCCCGTGGCCCTGCAAGACCTTGTGGTCACCGGTACCCGCTCCCCCCATGCCCTGGCCGATGTCCCGGTCGAAACCCTGGTCATCACCCGCGAAGAAATCGAACGCGCCCCGGTGCAAAACCTGCCCCAATTGCTGCGCACCCTGCCGGGGGTTTCCGCGACCAACCTTGACGATACCCTGGCCTCGGACAACCTGCGCCTGACCGTACGCGGCCTGCAGCTCAACGAGGGCTACGGTCTGATTCTCGTCGACGGCAGACGCGTTCATGGCGGCCTGGGCGCTCATGGCGACTACGGTATCAGTCTCAATCAGATTCCCCTGAGCATGATCGAGCGCATCGAGGTGGTCAAGGGGGCCAGTTCCGCCCTCTACGGCGCCGATGCCATGGCCGGGGTCATCAACATCATCACCCGGCGGGTGCCCCAGGAGGCAAGCGCCAGTGCCGGGGTGAGCTACGGCCTCTACAGCGTGCTGCCGCGTGCCGGGGTCAAGGCCCAGGATCCCATCCGCCGCACCGCCCAGGTGCACGCCAACCTGGGGACGCCGGTGGGCGACGCCTCGGGCTTGCTGCTGCACTTCGCCCATCAGTCCGACGAGGGCAGCGACCGCCTCGCGCAAACCACCCTGCGCGATTCGGTCCTGGCCAAGTGGCATACGGCGCTCACGGATACCTGGTCGGTGGATCTGGCCGGGGATCTGGCCTGGTCGCGGCGCGATACCGTGCCCGGCCAGGACGCGCGCTATGATCGCAAACTCGATGACTACCGGGCCGCCGCCGCCCTCAATTACAAGGACGACCGCCACGCCTGGACCCTCTCGGGATACCGCTTCAACCAGGATTTCGAGCAAGGATTCGAAGGCTTCCAGCACGGTTTTCGCTTCGGCGACGTCGGCTACTATCAGGCCGAGAGCGTCTACACCTATTTCGGCGAGCGGCAGTGGCTCACGGTGGGCGCCGAGGCCCAGCGCCAGAGCCTCGACTACGTATTCAACAACTATCGCGGCGGTGAGCTGGAGGCCCAGGTCCCCGTCAAGGAAAATATCGATATCTACAGCCTCTTCGTGCAGGACGAGATCTGGCTGCTCGATGAGCGCCTGATCCTGGTGCCCGGGGTGCGCTTCGAGGATCATTCACGCTTCGGCAGCGAGATCAATCCCAAGTTCTCTGCCAGCCTGCGCACCGGCGCCGCCACCACCTGGCGCGCTTCCGTGGGCCGCGCCTTTAAATCCCCCACCATTCGTCAACTCTATTACGAGGGGCTGTATCGCCACGGCGACAATTACGTCGAGTCCAATCCGAATCTGGACCCTGAAACCGCCATCAACGCCAACCTGAGCGTCGAGCAGCTGTGGTGGGATGGAAACCTCTGGGGCAGCCTGGGTGTTTTTCGCACCGACGTGAAGAACATGGTGGTGCGCACCGACACGGGCCGGGAGTTCAACGATCTGCCCATCGAGAGTTTCGAAAACGTGCAGAAAGCGCGCATCCAGGGTGCCGAACTGGCGTTTCGCGCGGGTGGCCCGCGCGGTTTCACCCTGCGTGGCAGCGCGGCCTGGACAGCTGCGGAAAACCGCGACACCGATCTCGATCTGCCCTATGTGCCCGATTACACCGCGGCGCTGATCCCCGGCTACGTCACCGCCAGCGGCCAGACCGGCGTCGAGGCGACCCTGCTCGCCGTCGGCCGCCAGTATCGCAACGTGGCCAACACCCAGCGCGTCGAGTCGCACCAGATCGTCGATGTGCGCCTGTGGCGGGAGTTGGGGCCACAGGTCAGCGCCTCCCTGGATTTCGGCAACATTTTTGAGTCCAACAAGGGTGACAAGGAATTTGCCTGGCGGCAGGGACGCAGCGTGGTTGCCGGCCTCAATGCGCGGTTCTGA
- a CDS encoding response regulator, with the protein MVLLSFIQNLALLIALSVVHQILVRRLPRDTYTFQALSALLFGMVAIVGMMTPVQFAPGIIFDGRSIVLAAAGLFGGPLTAAGAAALTAAYRLWLSGAGAWVGVAVSALAAGVGVGFFYLRRRRPHLGGLMFFWLLGLLVHLGMLLLLFTLPGMSAAEVFERLGMPVLILYPIATALVCQIFFNQERQMATEAALQESESRYRSLFENNHAVMLVIDPRDGAIVDANPAAARYYGWSVAELKSLNIKDINTLSPAEVEAEMTRARQAQRNHFHFSHRLADGGIRPVEVFSGPIQIKGRSLLYSIVHDITERRRAEEQLHAANAQLAEATQRARQLAAEAESANQAKSEFLANMSHEIRTPMNGVIGMTQLLLDSPLNEEQREFAQIIHGSAASLLSLLNGILDFSKIEAGKLELENVEVRLEELLKEIRALVGVRATAKGVKFTCSLDPRLPKLLRGDPTRLRQILINLADNAVKFTAEGEIAIHATPMDMVQDEVVVKFSVRDTGIGIAADAMERLFQSFSQGDSSIPRRYGGSGLGLAISSRLARLMGGDIGVQSNPGQGALFWFTARLGRAQPAQAPHPDRAPAVRPASIAAGGRILLAEDNAINQRFAATLLTRMGLEVEAVDNGSVALDALAARPFDLVLMDVQMPGMDGLEATRRIRASSSPVVNSRIPIIALTAHALPGDRERCLQAGMNDYLSKPLDGAELRLALERWLPQTRAALTPSAPEEQVETPQPGPAETSPAGIFDAKELVERMLGDADLAGALVEVFVDDFPKQIERLESYLAANDRGNLERQIHSLKGVTANLNATALFHLAQAMEEALERDDLEQIGHSLGTMRGHFEDFRAAARQWLAT; encoded by the coding sequence ATGGTTCTTCTCAGCTTCATCCAGAACCTGGCCCTGCTCATCGCCTTGAGTGTCGTTCATCAGATCCTGGTGCGACGTTTGCCGCGTGATACCTACACCTTCCAGGCGCTCTCCGCGCTGCTGTTCGGCATGGTGGCGATTGTGGGCATGATGACCCCGGTGCAATTCGCTCCCGGGATCATCTTTGACGGCCGCTCCATCGTTCTGGCCGCCGCCGGCCTGTTCGGCGGTCCGCTGACGGCGGCCGGCGCGGCGGCCCTGACGGCCGCCTATCGCTTGTGGCTGAGCGGCGCCGGAGCCTGGGTCGGGGTCGCCGTGAGCGCCCTGGCCGCCGGGGTGGGGGTGGGGTTTTTCTATCTGCGCCGCAGGCGTCCGCACCTCGGCGGGCTGATGTTTTTCTGGCTGTTGGGCCTGCTGGTCCACCTGGGCATGCTGCTGTTGCTCTTCACCCTGCCGGGCATGAGCGCCGCTGAGGTTTTCGAACGCCTGGGCATGCCAGTGCTGATTCTTTATCCCATCGCCACCGCCCTGGTCTGCCAGATTTTCTTCAACCAGGAACGCCAAATGGCGACGGAAGCCGCCTTGCAGGAGAGCGAATCACGCTACCGCAGCCTGTTCGAGAACAACCACGCCGTCATGCTCGTCATCGACCCCCGGGACGGCGCCATCGTCGACGCCAACCCGGCGGCGGCCCGCTATTACGGCTGGTCCGTCGCCGAACTCAAATCTCTCAACATCAAGGACATCAACACCCTGAGCCCCGCCGAGGTCGAGGCGGAGATGACCCGCGCCCGGCAAGCACAGCGCAACCACTTTCATTTCTCCCACCGCCTGGCCGACGGCGGCATTCGCCCGGTGGAGGTGTTCAGCGGCCCCATCCAAATAAAGGGTCGCTCGCTGCTCTATTCCATCGTTCACGACATCACCGAGCGCCGCCGCGCCGAGGAACAACTACACGCCGCCAACGCCCAACTGGCCGAGGCCACCCAGCGCGCCCGGCAATTGGCCGCCGAGGCTGAATCCGCCAATCAGGCGAAAAGCGAATTTCTCGCCAACATGAGCCACGAAATCCGCACCCCCATGAACGGGGTGATCGGCATGACCCAACTACTGCTTGATTCTCCCCTCAACGAGGAGCAACGCGAATTCGCGCAGATCATTCACGGCAGCGCCGCATCCCTGTTGAGCCTGCTCAACGGCATCCTCGACTTCTCCAAAATCGAGGCCGGCAAGCTCGAACTCGAGAACGTCGAGGTGCGCCTGGAGGAGCTTCTCAAGGAAATCCGCGCCCTGGTGGGGGTGCGCGCCACGGCCAAGGGAGTTAAATTCACCTGCTCCCTCGACCCGCGCCTCCCCAAGTTGCTGCGCGGCGACCCGACCCGGCTGCGCCAGATCCTCATCAACCTTGCCGATAATGCCGTCAAGTTCACCGCCGAGGGCGAAATCGCCATCCATGCAACCCCAATGGACATGGTCCAGGATGAGGTTGTAGTCAAATTCAGCGTACGCGACACCGGCATCGGCATCGCCGCCGACGCCATGGAACGACTCTTTCAGAGCTTCAGCCAGGGCGACAGCTCCATCCCCCGCCGCTATGGCGGAAGCGGCCTGGGCCTGGCGATCTCAAGCCGACTGGCCCGCCTCATGGGCGGCGATATCGGCGTCCAGAGCAACCCCGGCCAGGGTGCGCTGTTCTGGTTCACCGCGCGCCTCGGTCGCGCGCAACCGGCTCAGGCGCCGCACCCGGATCGGGCACCAGCCGTCCGACCTGCCTCCATCGCGGCCGGGGGGCGCATCCTGCTGGCCGAGGACAACGCCATCAACCAGCGCTTCGCCGCCACGCTGCTGACCCGCATGGGCCTGGAGGTCGAGGCGGTGGACAATGGTTCAGTGGCGCTTGATGCCCTGGCTGCGCGGCCCTTCGATCTGGTTCTCATGGATGTGCAGATGCCCGGCATGGACGGTCTGGAGGCGACTCGGCGGATCCGCGCCTCCTCCTCCCCGGTCGTAAATTCCCGCATTCCCATCATCGCCCTCACCGCCCATGCCCTGCCTGGCGATCGCGAGCGCTGCCTGCAAGCAGGCATGAACGACTATCTGAGCAAGCCCCTGGATGGTGCGGAACTGCGCCTCGCCCTGGAGCGGTGGCTGCCCCAGACCCGGGCGGCGCTTACCCCTTCGGCCCCCGAGGAGCAGGTCGAGACCCCGCAACCTGGACCGGCCGAAACATCACCCGCCGGAATCTTCGACGCCAAGGAACTGGTCGAGCGCATGCTGGGAGACGCCGATCTCGCCGGCGCTTTGGTTGAGGTGTTTGTCGACGACTTTCCCAAGCAGATCGAACGGCTTGAATCCTATCTCGCCGCCAATGATCGCGGCAACCTGGAGCGCCAGATTCATTCCCTCAAGGGCGTGACCGCCAATCTCAATGCCACGGCCTTGTTTCACTTGGCCCAAGCCATGGAAGAAGCCCTGGAGCGCGACGATCTGGAGCAGATCGGCCATTCCCTCGGCACCATGCGGGGGCACTTTGAGGATTTCCGGGCCGCGGCCCGGCAGTGGCTCGCCACCTGA
- the fdnG gene encoding formate dehydrogenase-N subunit alpha encodes MGISRRNFLKGSGAAVGAVALSRTPAQAGPDSPDLRTKGLQTTTTVCPYCAVGCGMIVHTKGGRIVNIEGDPEHPINRGSLCSKGSAMYQVANNERRLTKVQYRAPGSDRWEEKSWDWAMDRIAKLMKESRDRHFVAEETIDGKTYRVNRNEGMAFLGGAALDSEECYLWSKFSRAMGVGYLEHQARIUHSATVAGLAASLGRGAMTNHWNDIQFADVILAIGSNPAENHPISFKYVEMAIDKGAKLISVDPRYTRTSSKAQIYAQLRPGTDIAFMGGLINYALENDLIHKDYVLHYTNASFIVDDDYDFDEGIFSGFAPETYSYDKKSWRYKTDSNGQPLKDPSLQNPRCIYQLLKAHFADYTPAKVCEVTGTAIQDYMAVARSFCETGRADKAGTIMYAMGTTQHTYGTQNVRSYAILQLLLGNVGIAGGGINALRGECNVQGSTDYALLFHILPGYLKSPEYDDVNLATYLKNVTPLATDAQSANWWSNTPKYLVSLLKAFWGEHATAANDYGFEYLPKRSGNYSYIMLMERLQEGGFDGMFCMGTNPIVGGPDSLGIGRGLDKLKWLVSADLWETDTSVFWKRPGVNPRDIQTEVFNLPAASSVEKQGSISNSGRWAQWRYKAVEPPGQAESDAFIIDQLYQRLKKLYSQGGVFPEPIVNLAWNYGTGHEPDIEMVARETNGFFTRDVTIGGKLYKKGQQVPSFGLLQDDGSTISGNWIYCGSYTEEGNMMKRRGQEDPTGLEMYPNWSWCWPLNRRVLYNRASVDPDGRPWNPKKVVIAWNETAGRWEGDVPDGPWPPLNKPGGRLPFIMTAEGVSRLFSAGLADGPFPTHYEPMESPMANLFCKQQTNPAVRPPAVLSDPEKFPYIGTSYRVSEHWQAGAMTRNLPWLAELVPDMFVEMSEGLARWKGIKNGDMVTISSERGAIEARALVTARIKPLRVGGRMIEQVGLPWHFGFAGLAKGDSANVLTAAVGCANTTIPEYKAFLCNIEKGGKKA; translated from the coding sequence ATGGGTATTTCCCGGAGGAATTTCTTGAAAGGGAGCGGCGCTGCCGTCGGGGCGGTGGCCCTGAGCCGCACCCCGGCCCAGGCCGGTCCGGACTCACCGGATCTGCGCACCAAGGGCCTGCAAACCACCACCACGGTCTGCCCCTACTGCGCGGTCGGCTGCGGCATGATTGTGCACACCAAGGGCGGGCGCATCGTCAACATCGAGGGCGATCCCGAACACCCCATCAACCGCGGTTCGCTGTGCTCCAAGGGCAGCGCCATGTACCAGGTGGCCAACAACGAGCGGCGCCTGACCAAGGTCCAGTACCGCGCGCCGGGCAGCGACCGCTGGGAGGAAAAATCCTGGGACTGGGCCATGGATCGCATCGCCAAGCTCATGAAGGAATCGCGCGACCGCCACTTCGTCGCCGAGGAGACCATCGACGGCAAAACCTACCGTGTCAACCGCAACGAAGGCATGGCCTTTCTCGGCGGTGCGGCCCTCGACAGCGAGGAGTGCTACCTGTGGAGCAAGTTCTCCCGCGCCATGGGCGTGGGCTACCTCGAACATCAGGCGCGAATATGACACTCCGCCACGGTCGCCGGTCTGGCGGCCTCTCTCGGTCGTGGTGCCATGACCAACCACTGGAACGACATCCAGTTCGCCGACGTCATCCTCGCCATCGGCTCCAACCCCGCTGAGAACCATCCCATCTCCTTCAAATACGTGGAGATGGCCATCGACAAGGGCGCCAAGCTCATCAGCGTCGATCCGCGCTACACCCGCACCTCGTCCAAGGCGCAGATCTACGCGCAGTTGCGCCCGGGCACCGATATCGCCTTCATGGGCGGGCTGATCAACTACGCCCTGGAGAACGATCTCATCCATAAAGACTACGTGCTGCACTACACCAACGCCTCCTTCATCGTCGACGACGACTACGACTTCGACGAGGGCATCTTCTCGGGCTTTGCGCCTGAAACCTACAGCTACGACAAAAAAAGCTGGCGCTACAAGACCGACTCGAACGGCCAGCCCCTCAAGGACCCGAGCCTGCAAAATCCGCGCTGCATCTACCAGTTGCTCAAAGCGCATTTCGCCGACTACACGCCGGCCAAGGTGTGCGAGGTGACCGGCACCGCCATCCAGGACTACATGGCCGTGGCGCGCAGCTTCTGCGAGACGGGGCGTGCCGACAAGGCCGGCACCATCATGTACGCCATGGGCACCACCCAGCACACCTACGGCACGCAGAACGTGCGCTCCTACGCCATCCTGCAGCTGCTGCTGGGCAACGTGGGCATCGCCGGCGGCGGCATCAACGCCCTGCGCGGCGAGTGCAACGTGCAGGGTTCCACCGACTACGCCCTGCTTTTTCACATCCTGCCCGGCTATCTCAAATCGCCGGAATACGATGATGTGAACCTGGCCACCTACCTGAAAAACGTCACGCCGTTGGCCACCGACGCCCAAAGCGCCAACTGGTGGAGCAACACGCCCAAGTACCTGGTCAGCCTGCTCAAGGCCTTCTGGGGTGAGCACGCCACGGCGGCCAACGACTACGGTTTCGAATACCTGCCCAAGCGCAGCGGCAACTACTCCTACATCATGCTCATGGAGCGCCTGCAGGAGGGCGGCTTCGACGGAATGTTCTGCATGGGCACCAACCCCATCGTCGGCGGTCCCGACTCCCTGGGCATCGGCCGCGGGCTCGACAAGCTCAAGTGGCTGGTCTCGGCCGATCTGTGGGAAACCGACACCAGCGTGTTCTGGAAGCGTCCGGGCGTCAATCCTAGGGATATCCAGACCGAGGTGTTCAACCTGCCCGCGGCCAGCTCCGTGGAGAAGCAGGGCAGCATCTCCAACTCGGGACGCTGGGCGCAGTGGCGCTACAAGGCGGTGGAGCCGCCCGGACAGGCGGAAAGCGACGCCTTCATCATCGATCAGCTCTACCAGCGCCTGAAAAAACTCTACTCCCAGGGCGGGGTGTTCCCCGAGCCCATCGTCAACCTGGCATGGAACTACGGCACCGGCCATGAGCCGGATATCGAAATGGTGGCCCGCGAGACCAACGGCTTCTTCACCCGCGACGTCACCATCGGCGGCAAGCTCTACAAAAAAGGCCAGCAGGTGCCGTCCTTCGGCCTGCTGCAGGACGACGGCTCGACCATCTCGGGCAACTGGATCTACTGCGGCTCCTACACCGAAGAAGGCAACATGATGAAGCGCCGCGGCCAGGAAGACCCCACCGGATTGGAGATGTATCCTAACTGGTCCTGGTGCTGGCCCCTCAACCGCCGAGTGCTTTACAACCGCGCTTCCGTCGATCCCGACGGCCGGCCCTGGAACCCGAAAAAAGTCGTCATCGCCTGGAATGAGACGGCCGGTCGCTGGGAGGGCGATGTGCCCGACGGACCCTGGCCGCCACTGAACAAGCCCGGCGGGCGCCTGCCCTTCATCATGACCGCCGAAGGCGTGAGCCGGCTGTTCTCGGCGGGCTTGGCCGATGGCCCCTTCCCGACCCACTACGAGCCCATGGAAAGCCCCATGGCCAACCTTTTCTGCAAGCAGCAGACGAATCCGGCGGTGCGTCCTCCGGCGGTGCTGAGCGATCCGGAGAAATTCCCCTACATCGGCACCTCCTACCGGGTGTCCGAACACTGGCAGGCCGGGGCCATGACCCGCAACCTGCCCTGGCTGGCGGAGCTGGTGCCCGATATGTTCGTGGAAATGAGCGAGGGGCTGGCCCGCTGGAAGGGCATCAAGAACGGCGATATGGTCACCATTTCCTCGGAACGCGGCGCCATCGAGGCACGCGCCCTGGTGACCGCGCGCATCAAGCCGCTGCGGGTCGGCGGACGGATGATCGAGCAGGTCGGCCTGCCCTGGCATTTCGGCTTTGCCGGATTGGCCAAGGGCGACAGCGCCAATGTTCTGACGGCGGCGGTGGGCTGTGCCAACACCACCATTCCCGAGTACAAGGCGTTTCTCTGCAACATCGAGAAAGGGGGTAAAAAGGCATGA
- a CDS encoding 4Fe-4S dicluster domain-containing protein, with translation MSTVNDFGKNKAFLIDMTKCTGCRGCQVACKQWNQLEAENTEFFSGEGYENPPAMSEFTFTRIKFRDYERNGQSEFAFYKEMCMHCNDAACVSVCPVAAFVKTPEGPVIYKTKTCIGCRFCMIACPFGVPKYEWSKAFPLVRKCTGCYSRVKEGLKPACVTTCPTAITYGPREEMIKEAERRLSAYPDRYLPKVYGKDEAGGTCVIYLTALPFDELGFKPVTMRALPSYTWQALRLVPGIFIGVGATLSAISWFQHRKERVQNEQAGMLSAMFQHPREQESQAQEDQTSQDVKEDQRS, from the coding sequence ATGAGCACCGTCAACGATTTCGGCAAGAACAAGGCATTTCTCATCGATATGACCAAGTGCACCGGCTGCCGCGGCTGCCAGGTGGCGTGCAAGCAGTGGAATCAGCTTGAGGCGGAAAACACCGAATTCTTCTCCGGCGAGGGCTATGAGAATCCCCCTGCCATGAGCGAATTCACCTTCACGCGCATCAAGTTCCGCGACTACGAGCGCAACGGGCAGAGCGAATTCGCCTTTTACAAGGAAATGTGCATGCACTGCAACGACGCGGCCTGCGTCTCGGTGTGTCCCGTCGCGGCCTTCGTCAAGACCCCCGAGGGTCCGGTCATCTACAAGACCAAGACCTGCATCGGCTGCCGCTTCTGCATGATCGCCTGCCCCTTCGGCGTGCCCAAGTACGAATGGAGCAAGGCTTTTCCCCTGGTGCGTAAGTGCACCGGATGCTACAGCCGGGTCAAGGAAGGCCTCAAGCCGGCGTGCGTCACCACCTGTCCCACGGCCATCACCTACGGACCGCGCGAGGAGATGATCAAGGAGGCCGAACGCCGTCTCTCGGCCTATCCGGATCGCTACCTGCCCAAAGTCTACGGCAAGGACGAAGCCGGCGGCACCTGCGTCATCTACCTGACCGCCCTGCCCTTTGACGAGCTGGGCTTCAAGCCGGTCACCATGCGCGCCCTGCCCTCCTACACCTGGCAGGCCCTGCGTCTGGTGCCCGGGATCTTCATCGGCGTCGGCGCCACTCTCTCGGCCATTTCCTGGTTCCAGCACCGCAAGGAGCGGGTGCAGAACGAGCAGGCAGGCATGCTCTCGGCCATGTTCCAGCATCCCCGCGAACAGGAAAGCCAGGCACAGGAGGATCAGACTTCCCAGGACGTCAAGGAGGACCAGCGCTCATGA